In a single window of the Olivibacter sp. SDN3 genome:
- a CDS encoding PQQ-binding-like beta-propeller repeat protein — protein sequence MKTKIIRYLFYGLALLPIFSIGLQQCTPEERHGGAWPSYLGGDDRNHYSPLQQIDTANVNLLREAWVYHTGDSGEMQCNPLIIDGKLYALTASNQLFALDAATGEELWRFREVSEGQSHVNRGMAYWAKGNDKRLLFTSQSYLYAIDAETGKSITSFGESGRISLRTGLSESAADKFVVSTTPGTIYQDLIMMPIRVGEGVSAAPGYIQAFNVVTGKLAWVFRTIPHPGELGYETWPEQAYKDPAIGGANNWAGMAVDQKRGIVFIPTGSAAFDFYGGNRKGENLFANSLLALNAKTGEYIWHFQAVHHDVWDRDFPAPPNLTTVQRKGRTVDVVAQITKSGHTFVFDRETGEAIFPIDEVPVPVTGVPGEELWPTQPIPQLPVPFSRQSLSEADITTFSNKRDSLIDIFRQANKGLFQPLGLTPTLLFPGADGGAEWGGAAVDKQGILYVNSNEMAWLFSLSATNNKDQSNKVISSGRNLYSSHCVACHKPDLSGSPESGYPALTDLKERMSRDSISDVIALGRGMMPGLTHISERERQSIVNYLFGEEKEEVMTEQVGLVADEPYTFNGYNKFLDEQQYPAITPPWGTLTAINLNTGKHIWQVPLGEFKELTAKGIPLTGTENYGGPVVTAGGLLFIAATKDKMIRAFSKDTGKLLWEHELPASGFATPATYQVNGKQYVVIACGGTKLGTSKGDSYVAFALP from the coding sequence ATGAAAACCAAAATAATACGATACCTCTTTTATGGTCTTGCCCTATTGCCGATCTTCTCGATCGGGCTGCAACAATGTACACCTGAAGAGCGCCACGGGGGAGCGTGGCCTTCTTATTTAGGGGGTGACGACCGGAACCACTATTCGCCGCTCCAACAGATTGATACCGCCAATGTCAACTTGCTACGCGAAGCTTGGGTATACCATACCGGAGACTCGGGGGAAATGCAATGCAATCCACTCATCATTGATGGGAAACTGTATGCACTGACGGCATCCAATCAGCTGTTTGCACTTGATGCGGCCACAGGAGAGGAGCTGTGGCGTTTTCGGGAAGTTTCGGAGGGGCAGTCTCATGTCAATCGGGGTATGGCCTATTGGGCGAAAGGGAACGACAAGCGATTGCTTTTTACGTCTCAATCTTACCTTTATGCCATTGATGCCGAAACCGGAAAAAGCATCACTTCATTCGGTGAATCCGGACGTATAAGTTTACGAACCGGATTAAGTGAATCCGCGGCAGACAAATTCGTGGTCTCCACCACACCAGGAACAATCTACCAAGACCTTATCATGATGCCCATACGTGTTGGTGAGGGTGTCTCGGCAGCACCGGGATATATTCAGGCCTTCAATGTGGTAACGGGAAAGCTGGCATGGGTCTTCAGAACCATTCCCCATCCGGGTGAACTTGGCTACGAAACCTGGCCCGAACAGGCCTATAAAGACCCTGCGATTGGGGGAGCCAATAATTGGGCCGGTATGGCTGTCGACCAAAAACGGGGAATAGTTTTTATTCCGACGGGTTCGGCAGCTTTTGATTTCTATGGGGGTAACCGTAAAGGAGAGAACCTTTTCGCCAACTCATTGCTCGCATTGAATGCGAAAACGGGGGAGTACATTTGGCATTTTCAGGCGGTACACCATGATGTATGGGATAGGGATTTTCCCGCTCCGCCAAACCTGACCACGGTACAACGAAAGGGCAGAACGGTGGATGTGGTGGCCCAAATAACCAAAAGTGGACATACCTTTGTCTTTGACAGGGAAACCGGTGAGGCGATCTTTCCGATTGATGAAGTGCCTGTTCCGGTAACAGGTGTGCCGGGCGAGGAGCTTTGGCCCACACAGCCTATTCCGCAACTGCCCGTTCCTTTTTCCCGGCAAAGCCTCAGCGAAGCAGATATTACAACTTTTTCCAATAAGAGAGATTCGCTCATCGACATCTTCCGGCAGGCCAACAAAGGTCTTTTTCAACCGCTCGGATTGACACCAACCCTGCTATTTCCCGGTGCGGACGGAGGCGCGGAATGGGGTGGTGCAGCGGTAGATAAACAAGGTATACTGTATGTAAATTCAAATGAGATGGCCTGGCTTTTCAGTCTCAGTGCCACCAATAATAAAGACCAGAGCAATAAGGTCATTTCATCGGGCAGGAACCTGTACAGCAGCCATTGTGTAGCCTGCCACAAACCCGATTTGTCGGGAAGTCCGGAAAGTGGTTATCCGGCATTGACCGACCTGAAAGAAAGGATGTCAAGAGACTCCATCAGCGATGTTATCGCTTTGGGAAGAGGGATGATGCCCGGACTGACCCACATCAGTGAGCGAGAGAGACAGTCGATTGTGAACTATCTGTTCGGAGAGGAGAAAGAAGAAGTGATGACGGAGCAGGTTGGACTGGTAGCGGATGAACCATACACGTTTAATGGCTATAATAAATTTTTGGACGAACAGCAATACCCCGCGATCACTCCTCCGTGGGGAACCCTCACAGCCATCAACCTAAACACCGGAAAACATATCTGGCAGGTACCGTTGGGAGAATTTAAGGAATTGACGGCAAAGGGTATTCCCCTTACCGGAACAGAAAACTATGGCGGGCCGGTGGTAACCGCCGGAGGCTTACTTTTTATAGCCGCGACAAAGGATAAAATGATCAGAGCCTTTTCAAAAGACACTGGCAAACTGTTATGGGAACATGAACTTCCGGCATCGGGCTTCGCCACTCCGGCTACCTATCAGGTCAACGGAAAACAGTACGTGGTCATAGCCTGTGGCGGCACAAAATTGGGGACGTCCAAAGGCGACAGCTACGTAGCCTTTGCCCTGCCATAA
- a CDS encoding DUF6266 family protein produces MLIISERFPPREKGQNGREATRMRLILAVRYLSPLRKIIAQGYGLHSKRSAFNRAVADLIRSAIQGEYPDLSVDPARVRLTKGILQNPIGLQLTRLDDQLQLHFETNVAAFYSSGDDSIVLCAYNPELGIAGINDEECSRQDGSLSMQLPAQLMKAPVHVYCYAHDRQRKRFSNSLFLGAF; encoded by the coding sequence ATGTTAATTATATCGGAACGGTTTCCGCCACGGGAAAAAGGCCAGAACGGGCGGGAAGCCACAAGAATGCGTTTGATCTTAGCGGTGAGGTATCTTTCGCCATTGCGTAAAATTATTGCGCAGGGTTATGGCCTGCACAGTAAGCGAAGCGCTTTTAACCGTGCGGTGGCTGACTTGATCCGCTCGGCCATTCAGGGGGAGTATCCCGACCTATCTGTTGATCCGGCGCGGGTACGCCTTACCAAAGGGATTCTGCAAAATCCGATAGGGCTACAGCTTACACGTTTAGATGATCAGTTGCAGCTGCATTTTGAAACCAATGTTGCTGCTTTCTATAGTTCTGGTGATGATTCGATCGTGCTCTGTGCCTATAACCCTGAATTGGGGATTGCCGGTATCAATGATGAGGAATGTTCGCGGCAGGATGGCAGTCTTAGCATGCAACTCCCCGCACAGTTGATGAAAGCGCCGGTTCATGTGTACTGTTACGCGCACGACAGGCAGAGAAAACGCTTCTCGAACAGCCTTTTCCTCGGAGCATTTTAA
- a CDS encoding Gfo/Idh/MocA family protein yields MMKDKKMEMMMNKSENRRNFIKKTGMTGAALYLGGVLPGFSAASYRRIAGANKRVNVVVMGVNSRGLALAGNFAAQDNFEVTYICDVDEQAAARCIGKVEEVQGRRPKAEPDLRKVLQYNGVDALVTAAPDHWHAPATILASNAGKHVYVEKPLSHSPQEGELVVAAAKKHGNVIQMGNQRRTWPNVVEAINALHQGVIGRVYFAKTWYANNRPSIGIGKKTAVPKGLDFDLWQGPAPRRDFQDNLVHYNWHWFWHWGTGEAMGNGVHTVDLARWGMKLDYPNTVSSVGGRYRYRDDWETPDTQSIQLDYGDKGLITWEGRSCNSRFVDGASVGVLFYGEEGTLQIEGGNAYKIYDLKNKLVKEVKNDVALDTLNRTSPSQTLDAIHLQNFFDAITKGTAPAANVEDGHVSTLLVQLGNIALRTGQQLSIDPSNGHILQNEAAQELWKRSYEPGWEPGIS; encoded by the coding sequence ATGATGAAGGATAAAAAAATGGAGATGATGATGAATAAATCGGAAAACAGACGGAATTTTATAAAAAAGACCGGGATGACGGGTGCGGCCCTATATTTGGGCGGCGTGCTACCGGGATTCAGTGCGGCCAGCTACAGGCGTATTGCCGGTGCGAATAAACGGGTGAACGTGGTGGTGATGGGCGTAAATTCACGGGGATTGGCGCTGGCGGGTAATTTCGCTGCGCAGGATAATTTTGAGGTTACCTATATCTGCGACGTGGATGAGCAGGCGGCGGCACGCTGCATCGGCAAAGTGGAAGAGGTGCAGGGGCGGCGCCCGAAAGCCGAACCTGACCTCCGCAAGGTGCTGCAATATAACGGTGTGGATGCGCTGGTAACTGCTGCGCCCGATCATTGGCATGCACCGGCAACGATCTTGGCCTCTAATGCCGGGAAGCACGTCTACGTGGAGAAACCCCTGAGCCATAGCCCGCAGGAAGGGGAGTTGGTGGTAGCGGCCGCTAAAAAGCATGGAAATGTTATTCAAATGGGCAACCAACGCCGAACCTGGCCCAATGTGGTGGAAGCGATCAATGCCCTGCATCAGGGTGTGATCGGCAGGGTGTACTTTGCCAAGACATGGTACGCCAATAACCGGCCTTCCATCGGTATCGGTAAGAAAACGGCGGTGCCGAAAGGCCTTGATTTTGATCTCTGGCAAGGGCCCGCGCCCCGTCGGGACTTTCAGGATAACCTGGTGCACTACAATTGGCACTGGTTCTGGCACTGGGGCACCGGAGAGGCGATGGGCAACGGCGTACATACGGTTGATCTGGCGCGATGGGGCATGAAGCTGGATTACCCCAATACGGTATCATCGGTAGGTGGAAGGTATCGGTATCGGGACGACTGGGAAACGCCGGATACGCAGTCCATTCAGCTGGATTACGGCGATAAAGGTTTGATTACCTGGGAAGGCCGAAGCTGTAATAGCCGCTTTGTAGATGGTGCCTCGGTTGGTGTGCTCTTTTACGGTGAGGAGGGAACCCTGCAGATTGAGGGAGGAAATGCGTATAAGATATATGATCTGAAGAACAAACTGGTGAAGGAGGTGAAGAACGACGTAGCGCTGGATACCCTGAACCGCACAAGCCCCTCGCAAACCTTGGATGCCATTCATCTGCAGAATTTCTTCGATGCGATAACGAAGGGCACCGCGCCGGCTGCTAATGTGGAAGATGGCCATGTGAGTACGCTCCTGGTGCAGCTGGGGAACATCGCGCTCCGTACCGGGCAGCAATTAAGCATTGATCCGTCAAACGGCCATATCCTGCAGAATGAAGCCGCTCAAGAGTTATGGAAGCGGAGTTATGAGCCGGGATGGGAACCAGGCATCTCCTGA
- a CDS encoding RagB/SusD family nutrient uptake outer membrane protein — protein MANFNKTTYIMLCCTLLVLIGACSKRFLEPEPLSFFTPENVFVDPSGYQALLITMRKDLSREQTGQKNFLAHQWASSEAGVPWLQMDFTRLTPNSDAYQEFVSQINDIFEMVRNANTIISRIDEIEWESESDRNPILAEALWHRAYWYYRLIGNYGDLPFVNEEISGARVDFKTHSRWAILNKIQADLEFAAQWMPVSAAAGVPTKGAADHLLTKVYLANMAFDKAVAKATEVIDGRYALMQNRFGIDADDPAKNVLWDLHRPENKNISQNTETILAFVDRWEAPPEARSDGLYTMRVYHCGYFNNVVAKDKDGNLGMIDSGPMYDSLGRGNPDVALSDYHNYTVWEEHGYNSKNTPDLRRADINWWDRDELFYNNPASSQYGEPFDPQNLDQPAEYWARIFAMPFYKTFVPNKPDQMGQPLGSNGDWYLFRLAETYLLRAEAYFWLGQLDLAADDINAVRTRANADPITAAEVTIDFLFDERARELFAEEPRQNELNRVSYILAARNERGYSLGNIHEKNWFYDRVRNLNNFYAHFDDLTVLGQSPRIEPFHFQWPIDDNIITANTLGRINQNKGYVGSERNEPPLETIE, from the coding sequence ATGGCTAATTTCAATAAAACAACATATATCATGCTCTGCTGCACATTGCTTGTGCTGATCGGCGCTTGCTCAAAGCGCTTTCTGGAGCCGGAACCTTTATCTTTTTTTACCCCTGAAAATGTATTTGTCGATCCCTCGGGATACCAGGCGCTGCTGATTACCATGCGCAAGGATCTTTCCCGTGAGCAAACGGGGCAGAAGAACTTCCTCGCCCATCAGTGGGCGTCGTCTGAAGCGGGTGTGCCCTGGCTGCAGATGGACTTTACCCGGCTTACGCCCAACAGTGATGCTTATCAGGAATTCGTCAGCCAGATCAATGATATCTTTGAGATGGTGCGCAACGCGAACACCATCATCAGTCGTATCGATGAAATCGAATGGGAGAGCGAAAGCGATCGGAACCCCATATTGGCGGAAGCACTCTGGCATCGGGCCTACTGGTACTACCGGCTGATCGGAAACTATGGTGATCTACCTTTCGTTAATGAGGAGATAAGCGGCGCCCGTGTGGATTTCAAAACGCATAGCCGCTGGGCAATACTGAACAAAATCCAGGCGGATCTGGAGTTCGCCGCACAATGGATGCCGGTCTCTGCCGCAGCGGGTGTCCCTACCAAAGGTGCGGCAGATCATTTATTGACGAAAGTGTATCTGGCGAATATGGCGTTTGATAAAGCGGTGGCTAAGGCTACGGAAGTGATCGACGGGCGTTATGCCCTGATGCAAAATCGTTTCGGGATCGATGCGGATGATCCGGCCAAGAATGTGCTGTGGGACCTGCACCGGCCGGAGAACAAAAATATCTCTCAGAATACGGAAACGATCCTGGCCTTCGTAGATCGCTGGGAGGCGCCTCCCGAAGCACGCTCGGATGGCTTATATACCATGCGGGTGTACCATTGTGGCTATTTCAACAATGTGGTGGCAAAAGATAAGGATGGCAATCTGGGCATGATCGATTCCGGCCCCATGTACGATTCGCTGGGACGGGGGAACCCCGATGTGGCCCTGAGCGACTACCACAACTATACCGTTTGGGAGGAGCATGGTTACAACAGTAAAAATACACCCGACCTCCGCCGGGCGGATATCAATTGGTGGGACCGCGATGAGCTGTTCTACAATAACCCGGCCTCCAGCCAGTATGGTGAGCCCTTTGATCCGCAGAACCTGGACCAGCCCGCCGAATATTGGGCCCGTATCTTTGCCATGCCCTTTTACAAAACCTTCGTGCCGAATAAACCGGATCAGATGGGGCAGCCCCTGGGCAGCAATGGCGATTGGTACCTTTTTCGTTTGGCAGAAACTTACCTGCTCCGTGCGGAAGCGTATTTTTGGCTGGGGCAGCTCGACCTTGCCGCGGATGATATCAATGCCGTACGGACAAGGGCAAATGCGGATCCCATAACGGCTGCGGAGGTGACGATTGATTTCCTGTTCGATGAGCGTGCACGGGAGCTGTTTGCGGAAGAACCCCGGCAGAATGAGCTGAACCGGGTATCTTACATCCTGGCGGCACGTAACGAGCGGGGATATAGCTTGGGCAATATTCATGAAAAGAACTGGTTTTACGACCGGGTGCGCAACCTGAATAATTTCTATGCGCATTTTGACGATTTAACGGTGCTGGGCCAAAGCCCCAGAATTGAACCTTTTCATTTCCAATGGCCGATAGATGATAATATCATCACGGCCAATACGCTCGGGCGGATCAACCAGAATAAAGGTTATGTGGGATCAGAAAGGAACGAGCCACCCTTAGAAACGATAGAATAA
- a CDS encoding DUF4287 domain-containing protein: protein MVCKFVLAIKILTQKNIMSFQAYLDNIEKNTGKSPADFVKLAEEKGFAEKGKIKPTVKATEITNWLKETFALGHGHAMAMYAYIKGKRE, encoded by the coding sequence ATGGTCTGTAAATTTGTATTAGCAATTAAAATATTAACACAAAAAAACATCATGTCGTTCCAAGCTTATTTAGATAACATCGAAAAAAACACCGGAAAATCACCCGCAGATTTTGTAAAACTTGCGGAAGAGAAAGGTTTTGCCGAAAAAGGAAAGATTAAACCTACGGTAAAAGCTACCGAAATTACCAATTGGCTGAAAGAAACTTTTGCTTTAGGCCACGGCCATGCCATGGCGATGTACGCCTACATCAAGGGAAAGCGGGAGTAA
- a CDS encoding helix-turn-helix domain-containing protein, with the protein MEHKKVYSDVECAQHLSAVEDALYVIGGKWKLRIVIALVSGHTRFNEIQRTIKGISARVLSNELKQLEINDLVKRVVHTDKTPVVVEYIPTAYAETLKHIVSTLADWGQKHRKKITDHA; encoded by the coding sequence ATGGAGCATAAAAAAGTATATTCAGACGTGGAGTGCGCGCAACATTTATCGGCTGTAGAAGACGCGTTGTATGTAATTGGTGGTAAATGGAAATTACGGATTGTGATTGCGCTGGTGAGTGGGCACACCCGTTTTAATGAAATACAGCGTACTATTAAAGGCATTTCGGCACGGGTACTTTCAAACGAATTGAAACAGCTGGAAATAAACGATTTGGTAAAACGAGTTGTACACACAGATAAAACGCCCGTAGTGGTAGAATACATTCCTACGGCATATGCCGAAACACTTAAACATATTGTATCGACATTAGCCGATTGGGGACAAAAACATAGGAAGAAGATTACGGATCACGCATAA
- a CDS encoding alpha/beta fold hydrolase, which yields MKRILLAFVLLAQLARVTSYAQQAGVKTGYAPVNGLKLYYEVHGEGEPLVLVHGSFMTIPSNWERIIPLFKNRKLIVAEMQGHGRTADISRELSYEGMADDISGLLKVLEIDSADVLGYSMGGGVAFQMGIRHPQQVKKLIILSGVYKHDGWWPEVEESFDTINAEMFKGSPIEQAYDSLSPHPEKFEEFVSKTMSIDLKPYDWTEEVRQMNIPIFMLLGDSDGIRYDHAAELMRMKGGAKMGDFGEMSTSRMAILPATTHIGIMDRVTIWVPLVEEFLEGKPDHAPMEW from the coding sequence ATGAAGCGCATATTACTTGCATTTGTCTTACTCGCACAGCTGGCGCGCGTAACATCTTACGCACAGCAAGCCGGGGTTAAAACCGGTTACGCACCGGTAAACGGATTAAAATTATATTATGAAGTACATGGCGAGGGAGAGCCCTTGGTACTGGTACATGGCTCTTTCATGACCATTCCGTCAAACTGGGAACGGATTATTCCACTTTTCAAAAACAGAAAGCTCATCGTAGCCGAGATGCAGGGACATGGGCGCACGGCAGATATTTCGCGGGAACTGAGTTATGAAGGCATGGCAGATGATATCAGCGGATTATTGAAGGTATTGGAGATTGACAGTGCCGACGTGCTCGGTTACAGCATGGGTGGAGGCGTCGCCTTTCAAATGGGCATCCGTCATCCGCAACAAGTGAAGAAGTTGATCATTTTATCGGGCGTATATAAACACGATGGCTGGTGGCCCGAGGTGGAAGAATCGTTCGATACGATAAACGCCGAAATGTTTAAAGGCTCTCCAATAGAACAGGCGTACGATTCACTTTCACCCCATCCCGAAAAATTTGAGGAGTTTGTCAGCAAAACCATGAGCATTGATTTAAAACCATACGACTGGACGGAAGAGGTGCGTCAAATGAACATCCCCATCTTTATGTTACTGGGTGATTCCGACGGTATTCGCTACGACCATGCCGCTGAATTGATGCGCATGAAAGGCGGAGCCAAAATGGGCGATTTTGGGGAAATGTCTACTTCCCGAATGGCTATACTTCCGGCCACCACCCACATCGGCATCATGGATCGTGTGACCATATGGGTACCGCTGGTGGAAGAATTTCTGGAGGGAAAACCAGATCACGCACCTATGGAATGGTAA
- a CDS encoding DUF5675 family protein, which yields MKLLRTASGLNTTLGELYINERFQCYILENTVRDTKILGATAIPEGKYELGFNATAGMNANYANRYPQWHQGMIEVRAIPDFSLVFFHIGNYHTDTRGCLLTGSYYQLIDHDYRVLHSAAAYKRVYPLLAEAIASGDAKLEILNRMEERRVG from the coding sequence ATGAAATTATTAAGAACAGCCTCCGGCCTAAACACTACGCTCGGAGAGCTATACATCAATGAGCGTTTCCAATGTTACATCTTGGAAAACACAGTACGGGATACGAAAATCCTGGGAGCAACCGCTATCCCCGAAGGGAAGTATGAGCTGGGTTTCAACGCTACGGCGGGGATGAACGCAAACTATGCTAACAGATACCCACAGTGGCATCAGGGGATGATAGAGGTACGGGCTATCCCGGATTTTAGCTTGGTATTTTTCCATATCGGGAATTACCATACCGATACCCGCGGTTGCCTGCTTACGGGCAGTTATTACCAGTTGATTGATCACGATTACCGGGTGCTCCACAGCGCCGCGGCCTATAAAAGGGTATATCCGTTATTGGCCGAAGCGATTGCGAGCGGCGACGCAAAGTTGGAAATCCTGAACCGGATGGAAGAAAGGAGGGTAGGCTAA
- a CDS encoding DUF6266 family protein: MGRIRNGANGGFKGKAGSVIGSSWKSIDYIKGLYKKRTKPATEEQLMQQAKFLLITQFLFPIKALLRIGYGLKKASTHTAMNMALQANIRDAVTGTYPDFALDYAKVRLSTGGLFNAGNETMSVEDGELLVTWNTKVNQISGHADDVVYILLYHPTSEQFLTTDELPVRGDGEARIEIPDHMSSGEAHVWIFLAERKATEVSKSIYLGNVSFD; encoded by the coding sequence ATGGGAAGAATCAGAAACGGAGCCAACGGAGGCTTCAAAGGTAAAGCGGGAAGTGTGATCGGCAGCAGCTGGAAAAGTATCGATTACATCAAGGGGCTCTATAAAAAACGTACCAAGCCGGCTACGGAAGAGCAATTGATGCAACAGGCTAAGTTCTTGCTGATCACCCAGTTCCTTTTTCCGATCAAGGCTTTGCTGCGCATTGGCTATGGCCTGAAAAAAGCGAGTACCCACACGGCCATGAATATGGCTTTGCAGGCTAATATCAGGGATGCGGTAACAGGAACGTACCCGGATTTTGCGCTCGACTATGCGAAGGTACGATTGAGCACCGGTGGCCTCTTCAATGCCGGGAATGAAACGATGAGCGTCGAAGACGGTGAGCTGCTGGTTACCTGGAATACCAAGGTGAACCAGATCAGTGGGCATGCAGATGATGTCGTGTACATCCTGCTTTACCACCCGACATCAGAACAGTTCTTGACCACAGATGAATTGCCTGTACGTGGGGATGGGGAAGCACGTATCGAGATACCAGATCATATGAGCAGCGGTGAGGCTCATGTGTGGATTTTCCTGGCAGAGCGAAAAGCTACGGAAGTATCTAAGAGTATTTATTTGGGGAACGTGTCTTTTGATTAA
- a CDS encoding DoxX family protein — MKAIKMTYYLTTGLISFAMLFSTYAYLTKPELKEAFQHLGFPDYFRIELAIAKCIAAIALWLPVRLLKEAAYIGLAISFVSAIISHIVLSDTTFHTVAPIVVLTVLIVSYATYAKMNRGSLTKAA, encoded by the coding sequence ATGAAAGCAATAAAAATGACTTACTACCTGACAACAGGACTTATCTCTTTTGCGATGTTATTTTCGACCTATGCTTATTTGACAAAGCCTGAATTGAAAGAAGCGTTTCAGCATTTGGGGTTTCCTGATTATTTCAGGATAGAATTGGCAATCGCGAAATGTATTGCCGCTATTGCCCTTTGGTTGCCTGTTCGCTTGTTGAAAGAAGCTGCTTATATCGGCTTGGCAATCAGTTTCGTTTCCGCGATTATTTCGCATATCGTTTTGAGCGACACAACATTTCATACGGTAGCGCCCATAGTTGTTTTAACGGTATTGATTGTGTCTTATGCAACTTATGCTAAAATGAACAGGGGCAGTCTTACGAAAGCTGCTTGA
- a CDS encoding DUF6268 family outer membrane beta-barrel protein encodes MEKNWKKTNYLEALFAVMIIVCGQCSSLLAQVKLTGVNVSTTYIPGSRYIRPAGNESPLAKTTESRSGLGLTFSLSNKTDSLTRTFRSWSASFNGNYRNLDHKHYSQPILPDRLVNLDFALQHVRSLNNGWSMLALLSAGIYSDMEKVNSKDVFLNGGAAFIKTYSRQFSLGFGGFVNTSFGTPMLWPAIIVQWQTGNKFRLNVDMPTDKDPGAAVAYRIAYAYTWNKQNEISLLFRPRLALHDTEVQGDMKRMLTTWEFPLGIENRWRINKVDLIAGAGVMMLREYRFGEKKLSKMFTNSPGHRLASNYFVNLGMAWNF; translated from the coding sequence ATGGAAAAGAATTGGAAAAAGACAAATTACCTAGAGGCACTATTTGCTGTAATGATCATCGTTTGTGGCCAATGCAGCAGTTTGCTGGCACAGGTTAAATTAACAGGTGTAAATGTTAGCACAACCTATATCCCGGGATCGCGTTATATCAGGCCGGCGGGTAATGAGAGTCCATTGGCAAAAACGACAGAAAGCAGGTCTGGCCTGGGCCTTACATTTTCCCTGTCTAATAAGACGGATAGTCTAACAAGAACCTTCAGAAGCTGGTCGGCCTCATTCAATGGCAACTATAGAAATTTAGATCACAAACACTATAGTCAACCCATATTGCCGGATCGACTGGTTAACCTGGATTTTGCACTGCAACATGTACGCAGCTTAAATAATGGCTGGAGTATGTTGGCCTTATTATCGGCAGGGATCTATTCCGATATGGAAAAAGTTAATAGCAAAGACGTATTCCTGAACGGTGGCGCAGCCTTCATCAAAACGTATAGTCGGCAGTTTTCCCTGGGTTTCGGAGGTTTTGTCAATACGAGTTTCGGAACTCCAATGTTATGGCCGGCCATCATCGTTCAATGGCAAACCGGCAACAAATTCAGGCTGAATGTAGATATGCCTACAGATAAAGATCCGGGAGCAGCGGTAGCTTATCGAATAGCTTATGCTTATACCTGGAATAAACAAAACGAAATTTCGTTATTATTTAGACCGAGACTGGCATTGCACGATACAGAAGTGCAGGGGGATATGAAAAGGATGTTAACAACCTGGGAATTTCCCTTGGGGATCGAGAATCGCTGGCGGATAAATAAGGTCGATCTTATTGCAGGTGCCGGTGTGATGATGCTGCGCGAGTATCGCTTCGGCGAAAAGAAGTTGTCAAAAATGTTTACGAACAGTCCCGGTCATCGCTTAGCCTCAAATTACTTCGTTAATCTGGGTATGGCATGGAATTTTTAG